In the genome of Rhinopithecus roxellana isolate Shanxi Qingling chromosome 14, ASM756505v1, whole genome shotgun sequence, the window CCCACTAAGTATTCATTTCTCTGTAGTGAGCATTTCACCAAAGACAGCTTCTCCAAGAGGCTGGAGGACCAGCATCGCCTGCTGAAGCCCACAGCTGTGCCATCCATCTTCCACCTGACTGAGAAGAAGAGGGGGGCTGGAGGCCATGGCCGCACCCGGAGGAAAGATGCCAGCAAGGCCACAGGGGGTGTGAGGGGTCACTCGAGCGCCGCCACCGGCAGAGGAGCTACAGGTTGGTCACCGTCCTCGAGTGGAAACCCGATGGCCAAGCCAGAGTCCCGCAGGTTGAAGCGAGCTGCTCTGCAGGGTGAAGCCGCACCCAGGGCGGCCCAGGAGGCCGCCAGCCAGGAGCAGGCCCAGCAAGCCTTGGAACGAACTCCAGGAGACGGACTGGCCACCACGGTGGCAGGCAGCCAGGGAAAAGCAGAAGTGTCTGCCACAGATGCTGGCGATGAGAGCACCACCTCCTCCATCGAAGGGGGCGTGGCAGATAAGAGTGGCATTTCCATGGATGACTTTACGCCCCCAGGATCTGGGGCGTGCAAATTTATTGGCTCACTTCATTCGTACAGTTTCTCCTCCAAGCACACCCGAGAAAGGCCATCTGTCCCCCGAGAGCCCATTGACCGCAAGAGGCCGAAGAAAGATGTGGAACCAAGCTGCAGTGGGAGCAGCCTGGGGCCCGACAAGGGCCTGGCCCAGAGTCCCCCCGGCTCATCACTTACCGCGACACCGCAGAAGCCTTCCCAGAGCCCCTCCGCCCCTCCTGCCGACGTCACCCCAAAGCCAGCCACGGAAGCCGTGCAGAGCCAGCACAGCGACGCCAGCCCCATGTCCATCAACGAGGTCATCCTGTCGGCGTCGGGGGCTTGCAAGCTCATCGACTCACTGCACTCCTACTGCTTCTCCTCCCGGCAGAACAAGAGCCAGGTGTGCTGCCTGCGGGAGCAGGTGGAGAAGAAGAACGGCGAGCTGAAGAGCCTGCGGCAGAGGGTCAGCCGCTCCGACAGCCAGGTGCGGAAGCTACAGGAGAAGCTGGACGAGCTGAGGAGAGTGAGCGTCCCCTACCCGAGTGGCCTGCTGTCGCCCAGCCGCGGTCAGTACCGGAGCCTCGGGTACCCATGCCCCCTTCCCGTTAGGAGGGGTTTCTCTGCAACGTAGCCGATGTCCCCTGAGCATTTcttggggcgggggcgggggttgCGGGGTGCGTCACAATCTCCCTGTGCTCTCAGGAGGAGGCTCTGGTCGTAGCCACATCTTGTAGATAAGGGAACCCAGGTTAGAAAGCAGGCCTCACTGCACCTGGTCCCACAAGAGGCCTCTGTGTATATAGGGATGTGGGCCGTGAAGGAAGCAGGCAGCGTGCATCAGCTGGGAGCACCTGAACGCCTCTGTGGAGAGTGCACAGGGAAAGATAGCTTCTGTTTCACACCTTACGCAACAGAAATTCCAGATGAGTTAGGAGCTAGATGGAAAATAAGAGTAAACTCTCAGAAAGAGCAAATACCAGAAACTGTTAAAGTCATGAGGAGGTTCTTTCCGTTTCCGTTTTGATGAATATCCTTGAAGTTAAATCATCATGAACgttaataattatttaacatcTATTCAATTAAAACATCTCTTGAGACTGGGTTCggtggctcaaatctgtaatcccagcactttgcgggcctgagaggggcggatcacttgaggtcgggagttcgagaccagcctggccaatatggtgaaacgtaGAAAAACGtactactaaaacatacaaaaattagctgcacatggtggtgcacgcctgtaatcccaattgttggggaggctggggcaggtggatggcttgaacctgggaggcagaggttgctgtgagccaggattgcaccacttcactctggcccgggtgacagagtgagactctgtctcaaaaaaaaaaaaaaaaaaaaccacacatctaTTGAAATACAGTACAttctcagctgggcgtggtgcacactcctgtaatcccagctactcggtaggctgaggcaggagaacagcttgaacctgggaagcagagattgcagtgagccgagatggcaccactgcactccggcctgggtgacaaagcccaactctgtctcaaaaaaaaaaaaaggaaatgcaatacattctcttttgcaaaaattaaaacTGCAGCAATATAGACTAAAAAGTGGTAAAAATTCTTGTTTCTTACCTACCTCCCAAGTTTTATTCCTTGCTGTTATTAAAAATTTGGTgtataagccaggcacagtagctcatgcctgtaatccgagcactttgggaggccaaagagggaagattacttgagtccagaagttcaaaccagcctgggcaacatggggagaccccatctcttttttttttttttttgagacggggtcttgctctgtcacccaggctggagttcagtggtacaatctcagttcactgttaaataatttaaaaatttactgagtatcatggtgcacgcctgtggacccaactacttgggagactgaggcagaaagatagcttgagcctgggaggtcaaggctgtagtgagctgtgatggcaccactgcactccagcctaggtgacagtgagaccctgtctcaaaaaacaaaacttcctgTGTAGTCTTTATATGTTTATTAgctctatttctgttttttcccccattttactgTTAAGTGCTTCTTAAAATTGGTTTCTCGATACTTACATATGGCGAATGGTTTCCTTTGCCTGTCGTATACATAGGAAAACCATTTTCCTAGCACATTGTTGATTTCATCTGGATCAATGTTTGTCGATAAGCATATGATAGTGGGACAAGATTTTCAGGGCCTCCTGGATCCCCAGGGGAACAGCCATTAGCACAACCAAAACCAAAGCCCATCCGACGTGTTTTCTCGATGCGTCCGACGTGTTTTCTCGATGCGTCCGACGTGTTTTCTCGATGCGTCCGACGTGTTTTCTCGATGCGTCCGACGTGTTTTCTCGATGCGTCCGACGTGTTTTCTCGATGCGTCCGACGTGTTTTCTCGATGCGTCCGACGTGTTTTCTCGATGCGTCCGACGTGTTTTCTCGATGCGTCCGACGTGTTTTCTCGATGCGTCCCAGGAGCAGGAACGCGGCCACTGAGTGCTGCTAACCTAGATTTTCAGATCAAATCTAGATTTTCGGATTCTCAGGTTGAAATTGCATACTATTTTctcttggaattttattttattttattttttaagacagcatctcactctgttgcctgggctggagtgcggtggtgagatctcagctaactgcaacctctgcctcctgggttcaagcaattctcctacctcagcctcccaagtagctgggattacaggcacccatcaccacacctggcaattttttatatttttagtagagatgaggtttcaccgtggtggctacaagtgtgagccaccgcaccaggccttccctcggaatttttttttcccccgagatggagttttgctcttgttgcccaggctagagtacaatggtgcgatcttggctcaccacaacctccgcctcctgggttcaagcaattctcctgcctcagtctccctagtagctgggattacaggcatgtgccaccacacccagctaattttgtatttttagtagagacgggttggtcaggctggtttcgaactcctaaactcaggtgatccgcctgcctcggcctcccaacttCTCTCTGAATTTTAAAGCTGTTTGTAGTTATCAGAGGTGATGTTGCTTTTGACACCTTCTGTCTGTTCCTCTTGGTTAAACTTACCGAAGTTTGTCGCCATTACAGGTTTTTCCAAACAGCCAGCCTTTGTGTCTCTGAGTTGTTGTTTATGCTCGTTAATCCTtacatctttttactttcttgggtTTTTCCTTGTAGTTCTGGCTCCTGGCATGTTCCTTAACCCTGCAACGGAGGCTGTGGCTCTTCTGTTCCTTGGGCTCTGCGCCATAGCTCTTCCTCTCTCCGCTTTTGTTGCTGTTCATTTCTGAGTCGTTTGTAATTCCAGCCTTGATGCCCCCTTTAACCCTGTGGCTATTTAAAAGGGTGTTGACAGATTTTTAAGTGCACACAGATTGGGGGAGGggagctaatttttttgtagttattttaacatttgaCTGCATTACTGTCTAAGGGTGAGGCCTGAAGGAGCTCTGCCTTTTGGACTCCTTTGAGACTTCACTGTGGCTCACACAGTCCCTTTTTGTGACTGTTGCAGTGTGGGGCGGGAAGAACGGGTCCTCACCGCTCCTCACCTGAGCCCCTCTTTGTGTCATTGTTGAGAGCTGATCGGTCCTGTGTGCCACCCTCCCTAGGTGGAGGCTGTATGTCATCTTAGTTCCAGGTACTTCTTATTCCTCCATCAAGCAACCGTGATTATTAGATTGAAGTATACATTTTACTGGCTACTTCACTTACTATTGTTTATTGTATCCAAATTTCCCCTCCTTTTTGGCAgtatttaatgactttttttttttttttttgagacaatctcagaCTGGAGCGcggtggcctgatctcggcttactgcagccacaACCCCCTGGGCTCGAGGATTCTCtcgcctgagcctcctgagtagctgggactacaggcgtgtgccatcacgcccggctaaggttttgtattttttttttttttttgtggagagacggggtttcgccatgttggccaggtgagccaccgtacccagccatgactttttaaaaaaaaattcctattccAGTACAATTTTGAGGGGGCCGCTGGTGACTGTTGTGGCAGTCCCAAGGTAGCTGGCGATGGCTCAGACTTTAGAGAGGGAGTGGCGGTGGTAGCAATGCTGGAGGACTGGCTGGGTTCAGCGGGTTGAGAAGCAAAAGAGCAGCAGGCCAGCTGCAGGGATTAGCTTGAATACCTGGAAGATGCTGAGTGGGAGAGACTTTTGGGGAGGAGGCAAGAGATGAGGGGGAGGAACAGAGTTTGAGATGCTCTTGGGTGCTGAGGCCGGGGTTTGAACAGTCCGAGGCCAGCAGCTGGCCTCTGGGAATTGGGCATGTGAGTGTGGGGGTGGAGGGCAGAGGTGTTTGAAGCCTTGGGGTCAAGTGTGGTTCTAGGCTGGGCTCCAGTGCCCGGCCCAGGAGCAGGCCTCGCTGAGAGAGGGGCAGCCGAGGTGGGTCTAGGGGAAGGCCGAGAGGTCATTCAGGAAAGAAGGGTGCCCTGCTGTGCTGGATGCTACTCTGATCAGAATGGAGAGAAGGGGGCTGAATGTGCCCCAGGATAATGGAGAGAAGGGGGCTGGACACGCTCCCAGGGTCACTGGTGACTGGAATCTCACTGGAGAGGCCGGTGGAGCCGGGCAGAGAGGGGGCCAGTGATGAGGGGTCAGGGCCAGGTTTGGCAGTGAAGAAGAGTGAGGCAAGTAGACACTAGCCAGAGGAAGTGTGGCTCCAGGGAGAGTGTGTCAGTGGGGAGGGCCGTGCAGGGCCAGGCCCCTGAGAGCAAGGGACAGGTGCAGGCACCCCCCTGCATGCCCTGTGCCCCTCCAAAGGTGAGACCAGGCCATGGCTGGGTGTGCAGCATGGGTACAGGGGTGTCAGGAGCGAGGGTGTGGTGGGGAGAGGACGCCCTCTCCCCAGGGTTGCAGTCTGTCACACCGTTTGCCGCCTGTATCGCAGGCCCCAGGGTCCGCATTCTCTGTGGTTCTTGCTGCCCATGGGGATTTGTTCTTCACTGACAGAAACTTTGGGTCATTCTTTAGGGATTTACGTGGAAAGGGCTACACACTTCTATTCAGCTCGTTGTGTTTAGCCAGTGTCTGCTTTTGGGCAGGTTCCCCAAACTGAAGGATCGGGCCAGTGGGCTTAAGAGGTTGGTCCAAGCCACCCTCCAGAGGCTGTGCCCACTGGCGTTCTGTGGGCGTGGTTCTCTTCTCCACCTCGCTTCCGCGAGGATACATTATTAGTACTTCTATGAACCACATGTCTGCGATCTTGCTTGTCCACTGAGTTATAAATGTTCTTGGTATAGTAAAGATACCAACCCCTGTTAAATATTATTCATCTGTTTCCTAAGTTCAGTAATGTAACACTTGCttcagaatctgttttcttttcattcctttatgGATTCATTATCTACATATaattcttgaaatctgcattttcaAACTCCAAGTACAAAACaagtgaaccttaatgtaaactgtggacacTGTTTGTAACAATGTATCAGTATTGGTTCATAACTTGAGACACACATACCACATTAATGCAAGACGTTAATCACAGGGGAACAGGACAGGGTGAGAGGGTGAATTCTCTGTACTATCTGCTGGATTTTTCTGTCCTAAAAACAATCTGTtagtaaataataaatggaaGCTGAAGAGTTGGGAGAAGTGCAGACAAAACAAGAATGTCAGAAGAGGATTAATGGTGAAACTAGGGACAGGTGTATGGGTTTATTACACTATTCTGTTTAATTTGTAATGTTCAagatttttcacaataaaaagttGTTCAAAAATCCAGATTagctgggctcagtgactcacgcctgtaatcccaacactttgggaggccgaggcaggtggatcacttgaggtcaagagtttgagaccagcctggccaacagggtgaaacaccatctctactaaaaatacaaaaattagttgggcgtggtggcacatgcctgtaatcccagcttctcaggaggctgaggcaggaggatcacttgaacccagaaggtggagcttgcagtgagtggagatcacgccgctgccctccagcctgggtgacagagtgagactccgtctcaaaaaaaaaaagtgttaagagATAGTAGAAAGAATaactgttttttttccttcttacgATGTTAGCtgtagtgttttttgttgttgttgtttggttctttgtgtgtgtgtgtgttttttttttttttaacgtagtgtcgctcttgttgcccaggctggaatgcaatggcgagatctgcaacctccgactccctggttaaagtgattctcctgcctcagcctcccgagtagctgggattacaggcatgtgccatcatgtccagctaatttttgtatttttagtagagacggggtttcaccatgttggccaggctggtctccatctccggacctcgtgatctgcctgcctcggcctcccaaagtgctgggattacaggtgtgagccaccaagcagTAGTTTTTTTATATGTCCTTTATCAAGTTGACAAAATTCCCATTTATTCCTGTTGCTGAGAGCTGTTATCATGAATAGGATGTTGGAATGTGTCAGATGATTTTTTTGCACCTATTAATGTGATCCTGTGATTTATGGTCAGATGATTTGCCTGTTGATGTGACAGGTTACGTTAATCGATTTTAGAGCATGgagccagccttgcattcctggagTAGATCCCACTGGGTCATggcatataattctttttatacattttttttattcaattgctaatgttttgttaaagatttttcatctgtgttcatgagagatatttgtctgtaatttttgtttttgtttttttttttgagatggagtcttgctatgtcgcccaggctggagtgcagtggcgccatctcagctcactacaagctccacctcccaggttcaagcaattctcctgcctcagccttgtagCCATTGTAACATCGcagtacaatttttttaaaaatcaatttagtgTAGCCTCAGTGTACAGTGTTTAGAAAATCTACCATAGTGTACAGTCATCTCCCAGGCCTTCACATTGACTCACCCCTCACTCAccgactcacccagagcaactgcCAGTGCTGCACACTGCAATGATGGTAAGTGCCCTGTGCAGGTGTACCATCTATTATCtcttataccatatttttactgtaggttttctatgtttagatgtgtttTAGGTACACAGACACTTGGCACTGTGTTAcagctgcctacagtattcagtaacaCGCCGTGGTGTGTAACCTGGGAGCACAGGCTCTGCCATACAGCCTAGGTGCGCGGTACGCAGTAAGTGCGCTCTGTGACGTTTGTACAGTGATGAACTTGCCTCATGATGCCTTTGTCAGCGCATGCCCGATCAGTAAGTGCTGCGTGACTGAAGGTGAAGTGGCCTTCATTGGAAGGCATCCCCTTAACCTGGCTGGCAGTCAGCTGTGTTTAATCCCGCAGCGCCTGTAAAATTCCTCAAGTGTCCTTGTTCTGTCTCCCTGTTGTCGTGGAGTTTCTCTGAGTTTGCCTTCCACAGCCTGCACCTGGGCCTTTTCCACTCCCACCCAGGATGTAATGCTGGAGCCTGCAGGGCTGGGAGGGGACGCAGGCTCCAGCTTGTGACTCGATTTAAGTCTGTTAGTGGCCCGTGTCCCTGAGCTGTGACCTTCACATGtgtccttccctttctccttcctgcttgGGTGAGACGGGAGACTGGCAGGGCTGGAGTGGTGAAATGCCCTTCCCCAGCTGAGATGAGTTCCTGGTGAAGTTGGCTTCACTGCAGAGCAGGCCTTTGCCTGGAGAATGCTCTGGGCTTATTTCAAGGTGGTcaacctcccccttctcctcccagagacatgaggtgattttttttttcttggtttttcgTGGGGAGAACCTGATGGGGTTCCTGGGGGTAAAACCCATGAAAATGTGGGGCCCCGGGAGATTCTCACACCTGCCGTGTTCAGCCTCCAGCATTTTGTCCAAATCAGGTTCCCACCAGTTCCGTCTCCTGTAGAGGGTAGATTCTGCTCCACGTGAGCTGATCTCACTGCTTTTCTCTGTGGCAGGAGAGATGTTTGTAACCTCACTTCCTTATGGATCCAGGAAAAGttgttgattttcatttctttcagtgttttttttttttggctgttgtTGTAAGGCTATGGTATATGACTCCTAAGCTCTTTGCATGTGAGAGTTGAAACCGGAAGCTTACTCCCCAACCATTGTTTTTTAGTTATTACTAGCGTGTGGGAAAGCTCCCAATTTTAGTAATTGGCCATCTTATCAAATTCACTTGTAAATTCTAATAGTTCTTCAATTGAGACTCAGATTAATGAGGTAATCAAACATAACATCTGCAAATTATTTGTACCCACTTTatgtcctttttttattttatagaaatactCGCTGTATTTTCTCTCCATTATGATTTCTGTTTTCCCCCTGTGCGTGCAACTCCTTCCATTTCATGGTTGATAAGTTGAGGGCCTTGATGTCCCTTTAAAACAACAGTTTCCTACTGGTGTGCCTTTCCAGTGGACCCAAACGTATCACGGTGTTCCCAGACAGCTCCTCCCCACCTGGGACAGCTGGTGCCGGCCGTGGAGGCTCAGCTTCCAGGCACCCTATTGTACTAAGCAGTAAGTGTCCCTTTCTGTGTGTGCCTTGGCAGGAAACACTGTGTCACTAACACAAAGAGATGTGAGGGTGGGAGCTCCAGGAAGGAGCCGTCCCCAGGTCCCAGTGGGCGCATTTGCTCACTTCCTGTCCTGGGTTCCCGGGCCACTTGCCAGGAGACAGAACAGTCTCTGATCCTCCACATCCAGGTGAAGATGAGTTGCCAGCCAGCCTCTGGAAGACAGAAAAGGACATGCCAGGGGTGGCCAGAGGGACTGCTCTGGAGAGAGAAAGCATTTAGGATGTGCCTGGCTCTGTGGTGTTGCCTTCCTCAGCTGTAGCTGGTGGAGGAGACTGAGAGTAGAAGCCGCACTCCTCACTCCACCCAGACCTCTGGCCAGTCCCTCTTTCATAAAATTCACCTGACCTCCAAAGCAccttccagctctgaaattctGTGATTTGGGCTGTCATTGTCTTTCTTCTGAGACATGATCTTTCATAGTGGAACTACAATTCCCAGAATGCACCCTTTAAAGTTAGCATTCACTTCCTGCAGAGCCATTAAGAGCCAGGTGCAAACATTTCCTGTCAATTGGCAGAAAACAACCTTGAGGAACCTTGACGAGTGTCCGGAGTTTAGAAAACTTAGGGATGGGTAAGCCTGCTTTCAGTGTCTTGggccaaaaaatgaaaatttaaatttcttgcaggaaatttaaatttttgtttttgcattttggttgaaattttaataaaagaaaaatgaaatcagaaaagaaatgcCTAGAAAAGCCTGTCTGGTTTATTTAAAGAGTTGGAAAGTGACAAATAGACTATGtcctttataatatttttgtttcacgtttaaattttatttttttctaatgaagtGTAATTTACAGAGTAAAATACACGGATATTGAGGTCACAGTTTGATGGATCTTAATATATATCTAGACTCATGCAACCTGATGTTTGGATTCTGA includes:
- the THAP4 gene encoding THAP domain-containing protein 4 isoform X1, producing the protein MVICCAAVNCSNRQGKGEKRAVSFHRFPLKDSKRLIQWLKAVQRDNWTPTKYSFLCSEHFTKDSFSKRLEDQHRLLKPTAVPSIFHLTEKKRGAGGHGRTRRKDASKATGGVRGHSSAATGRGATGWSPSSSGNPMAKPESRRLKRAALQGEAAPRAAQEAASQEQAQQALERTPGDGLATTVAGSQGKAEVSATDAGDESTTSSIEGGVADKSGISMDDFTPPGSGACKFIGSLHSYSFSSKHTRERPSVPREPIDRKRPKKDVEPSCSGSSLGPDKGLAQSPPGSSLTATPQKPSQSPSAPPADVTPKPATEAVQSQHSDASPMSINEVILSASGACKLIDSLHSYCFSSRQNKSQVCCLREQVEKKNGELKSLRQRVSRSDSQVRKLQEKLDELRRVSVPYPSGLLSPSREPPKMNPVVEPLSWMLGTWLSDPPGAGTYPTLQPFQYLEEVHISHVGQPMLNFSFNSFHPDTRKPMHRECGFIRLKPDTNKVAFVSAQNTGVVEVEEGEVNGQELCIASHSIARISFAKEPHVEQITRKFRLNSEGKLEQTVSMATTTQPMTQHLHVTYKKVTP